From one Dyella sp. 2HG41-7 genomic stretch:
- a CDS encoding cobyrinate a,c-diamide synthase, which produces MTDVRHCSALLVSAPASGQGKTSVTAALARWHVRQGRRVRVFKTGPDFLDPMVLARAAHTRAYQLDLWMCGEIDVRKRLFDAAGDADLILVEGVMGLFDGAPSSADLAQTLGLPVMAVIDGSAMAQTFGALACGLAAYRDGLSMYGTAANRVGSAYHAQLLKESLPCSLHWLGALPRDEKLALPERHLGLKSANELPDIDARLDALADAWAEHASTALPPPVKFDAPSVDAVPPLLKGKRIAVARDDAFCFIYPANLEVLREAGAELCFFSPVAGDGLPACDAVWLPGGYPELHLDALSQRQDLHAALCAHRDAGKPILAECGGLLFALQSLADRDGHEARMAGLLRGRAALQPRLAALGLQGVDLPEGEMRGHTFHYAQAWVDALPLAHAFNPNRGPSQEAVYRDRRLTASFVHFYFPSNPLAALRLFLP; this is translated from the coding sequence GTGACCGACGTTCGTCATTGCTCCGCGCTGCTGGTGTCCGCGCCTGCATCCGGGCAAGGCAAGACGTCAGTCACTGCTGCGCTTGCGCGCTGGCATGTTCGGCAAGGCCGGCGCGTGCGTGTGTTCAAAACGGGTCCGGATTTTCTCGATCCGATGGTGTTGGCGCGCGCCGCGCACACACGCGCCTATCAGCTCGATTTGTGGATGTGCGGCGAAATCGATGTGCGCAAGCGCTTGTTCGATGCGGCGGGCGACGCCGATTTGATTTTGGTGGAAGGCGTGATGGGTTTGTTCGATGGCGCACCATCCAGCGCCGATCTCGCGCAAACGTTGGGTTTGCCGGTGATGGCGGTGATCGACGGTTCGGCCATGGCGCAAACGTTCGGTGCGTTGGCGTGTGGACTGGCGGCGTATCGCGATGGCTTATCCATGTACGGCACGGCCGCCAATCGTGTGGGCAGCGCTTATCACGCGCAGTTGCTGAAAGAGAGCCTTCCTTGTTCGTTACATTGGCTAGGCGCGTTGCCGCGTGACGAAAAACTTGCGTTGCCGGAGCGGCATCTTGGTTTGAAGTCGGCGAATGAATTGCCCGATATCGATGCACGACTCGATGCGCTGGCCGATGCATGGGCCGAGCATGCATCTACAGCCTTGCCGCCTCCGGTCAAGTTTGATGCGCCGAGTGTCGATGCGGTGCCTCCGCTGTTGAAGGGAAAACGCATCGCCGTCGCACGCGACGATGCGTTTTGCTTTATCTATCCAGCCAATCTCGAGGTGCTGCGCGAGGCTGGCGCGGAGTTGTGTTTCTTTTCGCCCGTCGCCGGGGATGGCCTACCGGCATGCGATGCAGTGTGGTTACCGGGCGGTTATCCGGAATTGCATCTGGATGCGCTGTCGCAGCGGCAGGATTTGCATGCTGCGCTATGCGCGCATCGCGATGCCGGTAAACCGATACTCGCCGAATGCGGCGGATTGTTGTTTGCGCTCCAATCGCTTGCCGATCGGGACGGACATGAAGCGCGCATGGCCGGCCTGTTGCGGGGTCGCGCCGCGTTGCAGCCAAGGCTGGCGGCGTTGGGGTTGCAAGGCGTCGACTTGCCCGAAGGCGAAATGCGCGGACATACGTTTCACTATGCGCAAGCGTGGGTCGATGCGCTGCCACTCGCGCATGCATTCAATCCAAACCGAGGTCCGTCGCAGGAAGCGGTTTATCGAGATCGTCGCCTAACCGCAAGTTTCGTGCACTTCTATTTTCCGTCGAACCCGTTGGCGGCGTTGCGGTTGTTTCTGCCATGA
- the cbiB gene encoding adenosylcobinamide-phosphate synthase CbiB, with product MSIALAMLCAVLLDRWLGEAQRAHPLVAFGRLANRIEHRLYADRRTNGLFAWSLAVVPFVLCVWVMQRYTSARFAWCVNVAVLYFTLGLRSLDEHARHVSHALAHHDLEEARRAVGRMVSRDTSPLNAQQVAAAATESVLENGNDAVFGALFWFAIAGAPGALLYRLANTLDAMWGYRTTRFLHFGWAAARIDDVLNFLPARLTAFTYALCGHFDGAIRCWHWQGPLWKSPNAGPVMAAGAGALGVKLGGAAPYQGVWETRPDLGEGELPDANTIDRAWRLVRRGVVIWLIVAGLIGLAMHGGAHA from the coding sequence ATGAGTATTGCGCTGGCCATGTTGTGCGCGGTTTTGCTGGACCGCTGGCTGGGCGAGGCGCAACGTGCCCATCCGCTGGTGGCGTTCGGTCGCTTGGCGAATCGGATCGAACATCGCCTGTATGCGGATCGACGCACCAACGGGTTGTTTGCGTGGTCACTCGCTGTCGTGCCTTTCGTGCTGTGCGTGTGGGTGATGCAGCGATATACGTCGGCGCGGTTTGCCTGGTGCGTAAACGTGGCGGTGCTTTATTTCACGCTTGGCCTGCGCAGCCTCGACGAGCACGCGCGACACGTGTCGCACGCTCTTGCGCATCATGATCTGGAGGAAGCGCGCAGAGCGGTGGGGCGCATGGTCAGCCGCGATACGTCGCCGTTGAACGCGCAACAGGTCGCTGCCGCCGCCACCGAGTCGGTGCTGGAAAACGGCAACGATGCGGTATTCGGCGCCTTGTTCTGGTTCGCTATCGCCGGCGCGCCGGGCGCGTTGCTCTATCGATTGGCCAATACGCTGGATGCGATGTGGGGTTATCGCACGACGCGGTTTTTGCACTTCGGCTGGGCGGCGGCGCGTATCGACGATGTGCTGAATTTTTTGCCTGCAAGGCTTACCGCATTTACCTATGCGTTGTGCGGCCATTTCGATGGCGCGATTCGCTGCTGGCATTGGCAAGGGCCGTTGTGGAAAAGCCCAAACGCCGGTCCGGTCATGGCCGCAGGCGCCGGCGCCTTGGGCGTGAAGTTGGGTGGTGCAGCGCCGTACCAAGGTGTCTGGGAAACGCGCCCCGATCTGGGCGAAGGCGAATTGCCGGACGCCAACACCATTGATCGCGCGTGGCGATTGGTGCGACGTGGCGTTGTCATTTGGCTGATCGTTGCGGGCCTGATCGGTTTGGCGATGCACGGAGGCGCGCATGCTTGA
- the cobD gene encoding threonine-phosphate decarboxylase CobD, with protein MLEHGGRLQRAAREYGIPVERWLDLSTGISPFGWPVPDVPASVWQRLPEDDDGLAEMASAYYQAPHVLPVAGSQAAIQALPLLRKPSRVGIIAPGYAEHARAWRHAGHRVTTQAASALLANTASWDVLVLIHPNNPGGERFDPQELLQAHAELAARDGWLVVDEAFMDVTPQNSLSRFTHRKGLIVLRSVGKFFGLAGARAGFVCAEPTLLEALREKLGPWTLGGPTRYVLRQALADGAWQTQARARLLQTSEQLTALLARHGLTPSGGCGLFQWCRRSDALALHRALAERGILTRLFDLPPSLRFGLPPNDAAFERLDGALTEVLQ; from the coding sequence ATGCTTGAGCACGGCGGTCGTCTGCAACGCGCGGCGCGCGAATACGGCATTCCTGTTGAGAGGTGGCTGGATCTTTCCACCGGCATTAGCCCGTTCGGCTGGCCGGTGCCCGACGTACCTGCGTCGGTCTGGCAGCGTCTGCCGGAAGACGACGATGGCTTGGCTGAAATGGCCAGCGCTTATTACCAAGCGCCGCACGTATTGCCGGTGGCAGGTTCGCAAGCGGCGATTCAAGCCTTGCCGTTGCTACGTAAGCCATCGCGTGTCGGCATCATCGCGCCCGGTTATGCCGAGCATGCGCGTGCATGGCGACATGCAGGACATCGCGTGACCACGCAGGCCGCCAGCGCCTTGCTCGCCAATACGGCGTCGTGGGATGTGCTGGTGTTGATTCATCCCAACAATCCGGGTGGGGAACGATTCGATCCACAGGAGTTGTTGCAGGCGCATGCCGAGCTTGCCGCGCGCGATGGTTGGCTGGTGGTCGATGAAGCGTTTATGGATGTCACACCGCAAAATAGCCTCAGCCGTTTCACGCATCGCAAAGGACTTATCGTCCTGCGCTCGGTCGGCAAGTTCTTCGGGTTGGCCGGTGCACGCGCGGGTTTTGTTTGCGCCGAACCCACACTGCTCGAAGCCTTGCGAGAAAAACTCGGGCCATGGACGTTGGGTGGGCCGACGCGTTATGTGTTGCGCCAAGCATTGGCGGATGGCGCGTGGCAGACACAGGCGCGCGCCCGACTTTTGCAAACGAGCGAGCAACTCACCGCCTTGCTTGCACGACACGGTTTGACACCGTCCGGCGGATGCGGACTTTTCCAGTGGTGTCGCCGCAGCGATGCGCTGGCGCTGCATCGCGCGCTCGCCGAGCGAGGCATCTTGACGCGTTTGTTCGATCTACCTCCCAGCCTGCGCTTTGGATTGCCCCCCAACGATGCTGCATTCGAACGACTCGATGGCGCACTGACCGAGGTGCTGCAATGA
- a CDS encoding cobyric acid synthase, producing MTARVLMVQGCTSDAGKSALVTALCRWAYRRGVRVAPFKPQNMALNSAVTVDGGEIGRAQAVQAQACGLNPQIDFNPVLLKPNSDVGAQVIVHGRPVANMDARDYHDYKRRAFDAVMESHRRLIDAYDVVVVEGAGSPAEINLRDRDIANMGYAEAVDCPVILMADIDRGGVFAHLVGTLALLSVSERKRVVGFVINRFRGDLALLQSGLDWLERETGKPVLGVLPYLHGLHLEAEDALPREHQNKPQARLRVAVPALPRISNHTDFDALRAHPEVDLQIIGPGDAPPACDLIVLPGSKSTRADLAWLQAQGWDRAIARHLRYGGKVLGICGGLQMLGRAVHDPQGMEGASGSSDGLGWLDLETTLEPIKQLHCVTGRLAFADADVRGYEIHCGVSRGQAMANPFARLSDGRSDGAMSADSQIAGSYLHGLFDDPQALSAILQWAGLHRASTLDVHALREVSIERLADAIESHLDTRRLEQWLGMTACVP from the coding sequence ATGACCGCGCGCGTGCTGATGGTGCAAGGCTGCACCTCCGATGCCGGCAAAAGCGCGCTGGTGACGGCGTTGTGCCGCTGGGCGTATCGGCGCGGCGTGCGCGTGGCGCCGTTCAAACCGCAGAACATGGCGTTGAATTCGGCCGTAACTGTCGATGGCGGCGAAATCGGTCGTGCGCAGGCCGTGCAGGCGCAAGCGTGCGGACTCAATCCGCAGATCGATTTCAATCCGGTTTTGTTGAAACCCAATAGCGATGTCGGCGCGCAAGTGATTGTGCATGGTCGCCCGGTCGCCAACATGGACGCCCGCGACTATCACGATTACAAGCGTCGAGCTTTCGACGCGGTGATGGAATCACATCGTCGCCTGATCGATGCGTACGATGTCGTTGTCGTGGAAGGTGCGGGTAGTCCTGCGGAAATCAATTTGCGCGATCGCGATATCGCCAACATGGGTTATGCGGAAGCGGTGGACTGTCCGGTGATCTTGATGGCCGATATCGATCGTGGCGGCGTCTTTGCGCATCTGGTCGGCACGCTCGCGTTGCTGTCGGTCAGCGAGCGCAAGCGTGTAGTCGGATTTGTGATCAATCGTTTTCGCGGCGATCTGGCGTTGCTGCAATCGGGACTCGATTGGTTGGAGCGGGAGACAGGTAAACCGGTGCTCGGCGTTCTACCGTATTTGCACGGCTTGCATCTTGAAGCCGAAGACGCGTTGCCGCGCGAGCACCAAAACAAGCCGCAAGCGCGGCTGCGTGTCGCAGTGCCGGCGTTGCCGCGCATCAGCAATCACACCGATTTCGACGCGCTGCGTGCGCATCCTGAGGTGGATCTGCAGATCATCGGGCCTGGCGATGCGCCACCGGCGTGCGATCTGATCGTTCTGCCGGGCTCCAAATCCACGCGCGCGGATCTTGCCTGGTTGCAGGCGCAAGGTTGGGATCGCGCTATCGCCAGACATCTGCGCTACGGTGGCAAAGTGCTGGGTATTTGTGGCGGTTTGCAAATGCTGGGGCGCGCCGTGCACGATCCGCAGGGAATGGAAGGCGCGTCGGGTTCCAGCGATGGTCTGGGGTGGCTCGATCTGGAAACCACGCTGGAGCCGATCAAACAACTGCATTGTGTTACCGGTCGTCTTGCGTTTGCGGATGCCGACGTGCGCGGATATGAAATTCACTGCGGCGTGAGCCGGGGGCAAGCGATGGCAAATCCGTTTGCGCGGTTGAGCGACGGACGCAGCGATGGCGCGATGTCGGCGGACAGTCAAATAGCGGGAAGCTATCTGCACGGTTTGTTCGACGATCCGCAAGCACTTTCCGCGATATTGCAGTGGGCGGGATTGCATCGTGCGAGTACGCTCGACGTCCACGCGTTGCGTGAGGTCAGCATTGAACGTCTGGCAGACGCTATTGAATCGCATCTCGATACGCGCCGGCTGGAGCAATGGTTGGGGATGACTGCATGCGTACCTTGA
- the cobU gene encoding bifunctional adenosylcobinamide kinase/adenosylcobinamide-phosphate guanylyltransferase, whose product MRTLILGGARSGKSALAERLAIESGRNVVYIATAQAGDAEMAARIAHHRERRPGQWQCVEEPSHLADALREHARDDRCILVDCLTLWLSNLLGDTDPSSFERERDRLLRVLPGLPGELLMVSNEVGLGIVPMGELTRRFVDEAGRLHQSIAAISERVVFVAAGLPLVLKGTLS is encoded by the coding sequence ATGCGTACCTTGATACTCGGCGGCGCGCGTTCGGGCAAAAGTGCGCTGGCCGAAAGGCTGGCCATCGAAAGCGGCCGAAATGTGGTTTACATCGCGACGGCGCAGGCCGGCGACGCCGAAATGGCTGCGCGTATCGCGCATCATCGCGAGCGCAGGCCTGGACAATGGCAGTGCGTGGAAGAGCCGTCGCATCTGGCCGATGCGCTACGCGAGCATGCGCGCGACGATCGTTGCATTCTTGTCGATTGCCTTACGCTGTGGCTCAGCAATCTTCTTGGCGATACCGACCCGTCGTCGTTCGAGCGCGAACGCGACCGGCTGCTTCGCGTGCTGCCAGGTTTGCCTGGCGAGTTGTTGATGGTCAGTAACGAAGTCGGTCTTGGTATCGTGCCGATGGGTGAATTGACCCGTCGTTTTGTCGACGAGGCCGGACGCTTGCATCAATCCATTGCAGCGATAAGCGAACGCGTGGTTTTCGTTGCTGCCGGTTTACCTCTTGTACTTAAAGGAACACTCTCATGA
- the cobT gene encoding nicotinate-nucleotide--dimethylbenzimidazole phosphoribosyltransferase, protein MSLDWLSAPCVQPDAALAESARAHQLQLTKPPGSLGALEAVAVQLASLQRTSEPGADRVWISVFAADHGVADEGVSAFPQVVTGEMVRNFATGGAAISVLARSLGATLDVVNLGTVNDPGDISGVRRAIIAPSTANFCNGPAMTTAQLEAALSTGAESVRMAKESGAQLFIGGEMGIANTTSAAALASALLEEPPSCLAGAGTGLNAAGIQHKVKVLERALVAHETAKQPLEQLRCLGGFEIAALVGAYIAAAQTGIPVLVDGFISTTAALVAVGIQPQLRPWLLFAHRSKEHGHARLLTALNAEPLIDLGLRLGEASGAATAVPLLRLACALHNGMATFEQAGVSNA, encoded by the coding sequence ATGAGTCTCGATTGGCTTTCCGCGCCCTGCGTTCAACCGGATGCCGCACTGGCCGAATCCGCGCGCGCGCATCAATTGCAACTCACCAAGCCGCCTGGTTCGTTGGGTGCGTTGGAAGCGGTGGCGGTCCAGCTCGCTTCGTTGCAACGCACCTCCGAGCCGGGTGCGGATCGCGTGTGGATCAGCGTGTTCGCCGCGGATCACGGTGTGGCCGACGAGGGCGTATCCGCGTTTCCGCAGGTCGTCACCGGCGAAATGGTGCGCAACTTCGCGACCGGTGGCGCGGCCATCAGCGTGTTGGCGCGTAGCCTCGGTGCGACGCTGGATGTGGTGAATCTGGGCACGGTGAACGATCCCGGCGACATTTCCGGCGTGCGTCGCGCAATCATCGCGCCGTCGACGGCGAATTTTTGCAATGGACCGGCGATGACCACCGCGCAGCTGGAAGCGGCGCTTTCCACCGGTGCCGAAAGCGTGCGCATGGCGAAGGAATCGGGCGCGCAACTTTTTATCGGCGGCGAAATGGGTATTGCCAATACGACATCCGCCGCAGCATTGGCGAGCGCGTTGCTGGAAGAGCCGCCGTCGTGCCTTGCGGGCGCAGGCACGGGTCTGAATGCGGCAGGTATTCAGCACAAGGTGAAAGTGCTTGAGCGTGCTTTGGTGGCTCACGAAACAGCGAAACAACCGTTGGAGCAATTGCGTTGCCTGGGCGGTTTCGAAATCGCGGCTTTGGTCGGCGCGTATATCGCAGCCGCACAAACAGGCATTCCGGTATTGGTCGACGGCTTTATCAGCACCACGGCGGCGTTGGTTGCGGTGGGCATTCAACCGCAGTTGCGGCCGTGGTTGTTGTTTGCGCATCGCTCCAAAGAACACGGTCATGCGCGATTGCTTACGGCGCTGAACGCCGAGCCGTTGATCGATCTTGGATTGCGATTGGGCGAAGCGAGCGGCGCGGCTACGGCGGTTCCGTTACTGCGTCTTGCGTGCGCGCTGCACAATGGCATGGCGACGTTCGAGCAAGCGGGCGTATCGAACGCATGA